The genomic region CCAAAGACTTGCAGAAAGGGGGAAATTACCTGGGATCCTTCAGAAGCGTATGTTCCATAGGCGCCTGTTTCTTGAATCAGGGAGGAGCTGCAGGGTTTGGAGCTGTCAGGGCAGCAAACTGGCCCTTGGCCCCAGGAGAAAAGGTTTTGTGACAATCCTAGAGTATCCTCAGCACTCAGAGTCTTTGATCTCATAGCAGTCCAATCTAAACGGTGCTCGCTCGTTCTTGGGGGTATATTGGACTGTCCGAGTAGCAGCAGGAGGTGGGTACGTGTTTGAGGGTATCTGTAGGGTACAGATGATGTGCCACCAGGCTCCACCAAAGATCTCTCCCCCCGCAAAGGCAGAACGCAGGTTTGAGGTGCACAAATTTCCCCCTGGGGCCAATCAGCCCCACTGTGTCTGTACTCTGAGtcctgctttggggcagggaacaaGGCCTTGGCTAGACCCTGCTTCTCTCGATGTGACTGCTGTGCCCCTCCCCGGCTGCCAGGGCTTCCTGTGGAAAGCAGGGTGTATGCACAGCAGGTCGCAGAGCTGCTAAGTCTGGAAGGGTGCCCAGCAGGCCCTGGCATTTCCAACCCTTCCACAAAAATGGAGTTGTTAGACTCAGGTATCTTAGCAACTGGGACTCCTTGTCATTctcctctctctgtttctcttgCTGCAGCTCTCAACAGTGTTACCATGGTAACATTACAGCTCATAAAGGCATTACCACAGCACAGCGTCGCTCCAACTCACGGTGGCATCCCCACAGTATTGCCCCGTCTCAGGGCTGTGTTGCCCTGGCATCGGGCCTGCTCTGGGCCTTATCATTGTGATGTCTCATAAGCTCTGGGCTGTGTTGCTATGGTGTCGTTGTGGCTTTGGGCTGTGTTGCCCCAGTGTCACCCCATCTCTGGGCTGTGTTGCTGCAGTCTTGCTGTGCCGTTGTGGCGTCACTAAGGTGTTACTTAAGTGTTTGGGCTCTTTTCTGTAGCGTGtagttgtattttttaaatagcagaaCCTAATCAGGGTCTCCTGCTCCTCCGGCCAGTCAGGAACCAGCTTCTCCACACAAGTAGAGATGTTATGAtctcgtagaatcatagaatatcagggttggaagggacctcaggaggtcaggaAAGGGGCACAGCCCAGTGAGTTCTCTGCAGAAGCTCCTTTCTGAGTGGCTGTCATTGCAAGTAAGACTTCATCTGCCATTCCATTTGAGCCACCCAGAGATGGCACATCTTTGCACGTTAGGGGTGACAGTCCCATAGATCTGTTTGTGTTATACCTGTCCTAACAAGAGACAATTCCTGGCCCTTGGAAATGGGGAGAGAGTGCAGCAAAGGCAGAGATGGCTGGTCACACAGGCAAACTATGGAGCTAGGTGTTTGGCTTGACGTGTTAGCCACCATTAGTGCTTTAGTTCAGTTCCGTGGATCTGCGTGGATTAGACAGTTGTGAGGCTCAAAACTTGCCTCCCTGTTCTGTGCGGGGACAGAGAGTCAGGTGGCAGAGGGACGATACACAAGAGTGACCAGCACTTACCCTTGACACATGCATCCAAAAATCTCAGATCTACATTTGGCGTCCCCAGGAGGAGCCCCTCTTCACCCAGGACACAGGGACAGTGGGAGTCTGTGTCATCACTTCGTGCAGGCATTTCCCATCCAGGGAAAGGTGCTTCTCCAAGGTTTTATGGTGGGGCACAACCCATTGAGTTCCTGCACCTCCTGGAGAACCTCAAGCCCATCAGTTAGTAGGAGATGTGTGCACAGAATCCAAGGGACCATTGTGTTCACACTGACCACTGCAGGCATCGCAGGATATCCATAGTATAATTCCCTGAGTCAGGAGAACTGGCAGAGATGCCTCATCAGAACCACTCTAAGGAGAGCTGGGGTCATATCCTCATTAGATCACAATAGAGAAGGAATTTGGTGGGTCTCAAACAACCTAAGGGAACACTAGGAAgcagaattcatttagctttacAGACTTGGTCCTTTTTGAAATCCGCCTGTCTTGCAGGGTGAATTCCACTGAGTACCATTAAGtttctgtaaaaaaacaaacaaaacttcttCTGTACAGGGAAGTAAGGGTCAAGACTAAAACTCGAGAACTCCAGTCTGGGCTTCTCCCATGGCTGCCTCAGATGAGCAATTCTGAACAGGAGTCCTATAATGAAAGGGCTGTCTCAGACCTTGCAGTCTTGTGGGTAAATTCAGTAACACTTTCCACTGGATAGCTCCTAGAGAATTGCAACTGGGAGAGTCTTGCTTGGGCTCAATggctcttagggcttgtctacacagctagTTAGTGTGCAACAAGCTGGGGTAGCCTGCTGCACGCTAAgtggccatgtggaccctgctgctgcacactgaaagTTCCCTAATGCCCATTGACTGACTTCCAGGGAGCTTTCAAGTTTCTTTCACGTTGTTCCCAGACGCAGTGCCTGGgcgaaatgtgtgtgtttgtacatgtGCATGCAATGACAATAGGAGAGACTCAGGCCTTGCAGTGTTAACACGCCTCTCTTTCTGATATCAGGAGATGTCCTtcaccttttaaaagaaaaaaagaaaagcaaggtaAGGGTTTGTGAAACATCTGTGGAGAACAGTGACAGAGTCCCACAGGTTTGTGGCTTCCACTCAGAACAGCTACAAATCTGGATTCTCATCCAGACTCCAGAGGCCTCATCCCCTCCAATGGTCTGTATGCCAAGTTTCCCACCCTATGAAGCTGTGCTGAGACCGGACACAAGCCAACTCTGAGACCTgaaggaaccacctgatcaatgGAACACAAGTTGAATAGAATTTGTTGCCAAAACAGAGAGGAAATTTCCTTGCCTGATGCACCCTCCTAAAGCAGGGAAGTGTATGTGCTATGGGGTTGGCACATGGGGGGAATGGGCATATGAGGAAGGAGAATGACACGGGGACAGACAGCAGTGCCAAACTCTGGCCTTGGGGCAGCAGAGTTCCGACAGCCCCTGAGAGATGCATTttctcctggtttttttttttttacttcagcagGCCTCTGGAGTTGCGACCTATTGTGGTGCCTAAACTGGCAACATGGCAAACACAAGGAAAGTCTGACAAACACCAAGAATAAAACCTAATGCCCAGTGCAGCTAAGAAGCCTTTGAAAGCCAGGCAGGGCATGATcctgccccattgaaatcaatgggagctttaccattgacttcaatgggtgcaggattCAGTCCTCAATGCACTGTTATTCCTTATTATCATTGTTTCTCCTAGACAGAGTTAATGCACTTTCTAACAGGATGCACGCCTGAACAAAGTTCTCAAGGGAGAGGGTGTGTCCATGCTAGTGTAGATACCATACCAAAGGGGTGTGTGTATTATAAATATGATTCACAGAGAGACACAGCTTTTGGGTTTGGGAATTTGTTATTATGCCTTTTGGTAAATAGCCACATTTGTGCTAAATTACCCACGATACAATGCCAGCTGGATAATGACAGCACAATGTTAGGGCTGTGTGAAGCTGGTCATAAGGGATTCGTGTGTTACGCCTAGTCTTTCACCTAAAGTGCCTTAGGAATGTTATAGGATTCTGTGAGGGAGCTTCTGAAAAttctaaatatgttttaaatggcTAAATCTCATGCCAAACGGGACTTAAATTGCTATCTTGCTATAAACTAAAGGGTGTGTGAGCGCCCTCAGCTGGCTGTGCAGGCATCTGCAGCTTAGCACTCTTCTAGAGCTGCAAACATCAACTAGGAGCACAGAGAAATAAACCAACGGACCTAGAACCAACCCCTGCAAAACACGTTTGCCAAACAGCAAAGGACAAAATGGGTACAGACAAACAGTGGATCTGAGATGCTCAGAGGGCCTGACGCTGTCTGTGGTGTGTACCTTCTGCTAGGTACTGCCTGGTCCTCAGCACGTTGTCCTCTCTGGAAAGCTCATTTTCCAAAAAGAACAGACCTGGGCTTTCTTGTGTGAGGCATGCTCCGAAGACATGATTCAGTGGGGACTTCAACGGGGCTAGAAATTTGAAAAGGCCCAGTGGGGAGAGCCTGTGTACTGGACACCATTGCTGTGATATGCATAAGAGGGAGCAATATCCAGCAGTTAAATCACCCTGATTTTCCGGTGTTTCTTTTGCAGGCACTAGAGCAAAACAGATGAGCCAACAGCACCAGGATGACAGGAAGGTAAATGGCCCCTAAAGACATTTTTCTGAACAGATAGGTTGAAAATACAGTATTCAGCCTCTTAGGGTACATCTGCATTGGAACTGGGACAGCAAGCATAGACTCACACAAACTAGTTTTGATTGGGCTAGTTTAATAAAAATAGCCACGTAGCATCAATGGCACAAGCTAGCCGCTCAAGTACATACCTAGGATCCCGGGAAAGATCGTACTTGGGCGGCTGCACTGCTTTTTAACAAGCTAGCTCAATTGAAGCCAGCTTGGGTCTGCCTGCACGTGCTGCAGTTGTGCTTCCTGATTGCTGCATAGACACACCCTTATTTCCTGGGCTAGTGGGGCTGGGAAAGCTTTGGGAGCAGCATGCTCAACCCCTAGGGTAGTGCTCATTGCCAGGCTGGCAGGGACTGAGAATAGTTTGGAGGCAGCATGTTCCGGTCTATGGGGAGCTGGCATAGCCTTTTGGCTGACACTAGGTGCAATAAGGCAGTGGTGTCCAGCCTTCCTTTGAGCCCATAgtgtgggatggggggaaagaaTGGGGAGCTGATTCTCTAGTACTCTTTTTCCAGAAGGACCTGGAGGCTGCTCACATGTACGATGACGTTGTGGAGTTTCCAGTCTATGCTACTGTGAACAAGCCCAGGAATGTGAAGCGTGATGACAGCGTGCACTATGCAGATATCCAGGTGTTCACCAGGGCCCGGGAGCGCTCAGCCGAAGAGGTGAAGAACCTGCAAATTCAGAATGCAACAGAGTATGCCACCCTTAACTTCCCGCATCCCAGACTGAAATATGACAGCAGGAATGGAACCCTGGTGTAAGAGGTGCAGCAGCCTCCTCCAGCAAAAGTGTTTCACAGACTGAGATGCTGTAGATTCAACCCTGTACCATGGACATATGGGTCTCTACCTGAGAATGTGAAGAGAAGCTGGATCCTCCAGTTGCATTTGGTTTTGAAGGACTCTAATACTTGTCATAACTGAATAAAACTTTTCACTGGGTTTTGCTGAGAAAATCCAATTTACCCCTTTAGAAACATCAGGGATGTTTCTGAGGATGGCAGGATGTCTCCTAGAAGGTAAAGCTGCTCCCTGTCTAATGAAACCATAGCCCAGTGCCATGGGGAGGTGGTTCATGCCATGGAAGGAGGATTAGCCCAGCACCATTATAGAGGCAGATCTGGAAACCCAGAACAAAGGATTAGATAAGTTAGAACAAGTGAAATGTTTGCCATTGGATTTTGTTTCAACATTAAGAAAACCCTGCAGCTGTTACAGAAAATGACAGGTGAGTGATACTGTGAGGAAATTGCCTGGACCATGTCACTCTATGCATGCCGCAAACACTAGCCCTTACACTTGGCATGCTTCAGACACTAACCCCATACCATTTCCCCAATGAAGCAGTGTGTTCCCATCATGCACAGTGCTCTGCAATGCTAAAAGCAGGAATGCAGGGTCTAGACATGGCTATAAAGCAGCTCTTTCAGCAGTAGGATGGTTATAGATGTGGATCCTTGAAAGAGAATGAGAAGCTCTTAGCCATGATCTGAAATGAAAGCAACTAAAATTTACAAATTAACTTTTgaacaataatttaaaatcctCTGCTAACGCTTCAGGGCAGGTCACCCAGTCCTCAGACATGCTGGCAGTTTGCATGTTATGGCATTGGGGATGAATCATAGCCAACCTCAGTTAGCGGTTAGgaccctttcttcttcttccttcctgTGTCATGGTAGCACATGGTGTCATAATCTCTTGTAGCACAGGGCTCACGCTATACACCCCCTCACCAATACACATTTGAGATTTTGTTTatagattaataatattgatTATTAATAATGTGGTTTAGCAACAATCCAGTAGGTTCCTGTAtccctccatggcaggggttAAACTATGGGCTGAATTTCCAACATTGTCACCTAAACTGGGTTTCCAAACTGAAACCAGCACTTTACACTGTTAAATGAAACTTTGTGCACCTATGTGCTCATCTGAGTGGCTCAATTCAGGATTTGGGACATCCTGGTCAAATACCAGTGATTGAAAATGGGGAGTTTCATAAATTTTATAATCAAATTGCATTTTGCCTACAACAACTTGTCTTTATTAACTAAAGACCTGAGTGTGATCAGTATGAGTTACTGTTCACTCAACAAAGAAAAGAGGTACTAATATCTGTGTGTTACCATGGAGATATTTTGGGGACCAGTCTTGCAATCTTTTCGCCAAAATGGCTTTTGCTCACCTatgaagtcccactgacttcagtgggggtgCTATTCCTATAGTCAGGTTTGCAGGAGAAATCCTATATTACTGTGAGGGCTAGTTCTTCTGAGTCCCTCCTAAAGCTCCAAGGATTCTCCTTTTTCTCCCCCAGATCCCCCCTTTCTCCAGGCCCTGCATGATAACCCATCCTTCTGACCAAGGAGGAATGGATGGGCTTTGGACAGTGTGACTGTGTGGCACCAGGCACTCCCTCATTACAAGGGAGAGGCTGAGTGCTTTGCCCCTGCTGGCACAGTATTCAAGGGTAGAACTAGGGTCTCAAACCCAGATCTTGTGCATGCTAGACTGTGGGAATAGCAAGCAACTGcagcttttcatagaatcatcaATATTAGAACTAGAAAGAGCCAATAGTTCACCATTATCTAATCCAACCCCCCTCAGCCCAGTGCAGGATGAAATGTTTATTATATAGGTTTTATATAAGCCTTATTAAATATAGATTATCACTTACTGGGGAGCCTTCCTTTACAGCCATAACCTCCTTGGTAGAGTAACACAAGGCACAGGGCACTGCCCATCTGGCCATCTGTTAATGGCAGAAATGGGTGGTCTCTTTCGACACCATGCACCCTTGGTGCTAAGTCCACCTAAAGCTAGTGGATAGACATGCAGAATGCTGGCAGCTGGATGGTTTGTCATTTAGTGGTGAAACTGGGCATGTACCTGCATCTCCAGCCAAAAATTAATGGGGCTTATTTGAGAACAAATTATGCTCTAGTTCTGAGTGAAGCAACCAGCTGCCACGAAATGTGCTGCAAAGAATCTGTTTCTGATCTGAAGTTCTCTTCCCTGgaatgcagagctgggaatgggaaaccGAACCACACAAATAGAGCATAGGACAAacaataagggccagattctggtttCAGTTACACTGGGGGAAATCCACAAGTCAATAGAGTTGGTCCAGATTGTAGTTGGTGTAAATAAGAACAGAGTCTGGCCCTAAGGAACTTGTTTTCTGGGCATGTCAGTTGATTCTATTGATCTGTGGATTAACTGAACCTCTGGCTCTTTTGTATTCTCTGTTAGTGTCTGTTGCTGTTACGACTGTCTTTTAATGAGCTCCTCAACGCGTGGACTGGTATTTTATCTCAGATTTCCTGGGGAATTCTAGCTTTCATGCTTAGCTGGTAATCCATGTTGTTTCTAGAGGTACAGTGTATCTTAGAGATAATCAAATGCGCTGCATAGAAACTGAAATAATACAGTAATTTTGCCTGTTTAACAGGCCTCGAATAGATAAAATGTGAAAGTACACATGTTTTGAAATGATTTCTCTGAAGAACTTGTTTTTGCACTGAATGTTAACAGATTTTACAAACATCTTCTGTTTTCTGGGCTTGTTCAGTTTGAGTTAAATGAGTGTGAAATCAAATGTTCCTTTAATGTTTGAGGCTTAATTGTACTTTTAACTAATGAAATTGCACTTTTAAAATGGTCATTATGGTGATATGCGCCTCATTCCTGTACTTATGCGCGACACATGTATAAAGCTATTCACATGCATACATGGCAGATACAGGTTCATCAGGGCCACCAGTTATGAAAAGGAGATTTCTGACACtttgttattaaaataaatactgtgtGAAGGAAAATTATGCTTGTTTACTTTCAGAAAATGTGAAGCCAATACTCATTTACAGTGAAATCTGTTTATATGCTGTATCACTCTTATTTAGAAATGCTGATCTATATAATAAACATACAATAACATGATTtactaaaacattaaaacaattctAAAATGTTGTCTTTAGGCACATTAAACAAACGATCTCTGTAGCACAGCAAGAGAATTTCTGCCCAATATCTGACTGAATTAAGTGTGATGTTATTAATTGCTGAGTTTGGGTCAGAAATggctaaggaagaatttgtacAATCCCCCTCTGCCTTGCTGTCTGGCTCTGCTGCAAGACTCCTGGGTATCAGAAGCAGGGACTGCTGATTTTAcaattggaaaataaatatttttatagctaCGCTGGAAGTTGTGTTGTTGCTGGATCCTCGCCATTTGGGATAAGACATTTCTGTCCTGTCTACTATCATTTTAGCATCCGTCACCCTGATaccccagcaccaccacctgtaTCCTCCCCAGATAAGcaccccagctgggctgctgaaGGTGCCCAGAGCAGTGGCCCCCTGTACTCAGTCCCCTCAGCCGCTCCTTTTGGGGAACCtggatcccccctcccctccatcctctCCCCTAGGAGACCTTGCCcaccccaggaccctgcccccaAGGGATCCCGCCCACCAGAGCGGGGCCCTGCCCTGCGCTCCCGCTCAGCACCGCCAGGGGGAGGCCGCGCCCGGCTCTCAGCCCGGGCGGGGGCAGCCGGCGAGGgctcgggggcggggcggggcggccccTGCGGCCTCCCGGCACCGCCCCCCGGTCGCCATGGCAGCGGGGACGCGCGGCCGCCGCCGGGAGCTGCGGGGCCGGGCCCGGGCTGCAGGTACGGGCCGGGCtcggccgggggcggggggagaaacagGAGCCCGCGGGGCCGGGCCGGCGGCCGGCTGCGGCGGCCCCAAAGGCCGGagaccccagcccccccccgcaccccagcgACTTCCTGTgagcccatcccccacccactgtACCCCCAGggaccccgcaccccaatccccccccgcaccccagcgACCCCCCTGCGACTTCCTGTgagcccatcccccacccactgtACCCCCAGTGACCGCACCCCagtccccccccgcaccccagcgACTTCCTGTgagcccatcccccacccactgtACCCCCAGggaccccgcaccccaatccccccccgcaccccagcgACCCCCCTGCGACTTCCTGTgagcccatcccccacccactgtACCCCCAGTGACCGCACCCCagtcccccccgcaccccagcgACTTCCTGTgagcccatcccccacccactgtACCCCCAGGGACCCCGCACCCCagtccccccccgcaccccagcgACTTCCTGTgagcccatcccccacccactgtACCCCCAGTGACCCCGCACCCCagtcccccccgcaccccagcgACCCCCCTGCGACCCCCCAGCGACTTCCTGTgagcccaccccatcccccacccactgtACCCCCAgggaccccacaccccaatccccccccgcaccccagcgACCCCCCAGCGACTTCCTGTgagcccatcccccacccactgtACCCCCAGGGACCCCGCACCCCagtcccccccgcacccctgacCCCCCTGCGACCCCCAGCGACTTCCTGTgagcccatcccccacccactgtACCCCCAGGGACCCCGCACCCCAGTCCCCCCCGCGACCCCTGACCCCCCTGCGACCCCCCAGCGACTTCCTGTgagcccatcccccacccactgtACCCCCAGTGACCCCGCACCCCAGTTCCCCCCCGCGACCCCTGCGACCCCCCAGCGACTTCCTGTgagcccatcccccacccactgtACCCCCAGTGACCGCACCCCagtcccccccgcac from Dermochelys coriacea isolate rDerCor1 chromosome 22, rDerCor1.pri.v4, whole genome shotgun sequence harbors:
- the C22H11orf52 gene encoding uncharacterized protein C11orf52 homolog isoform X2; the encoded protein is MGNSCSCAGRGRCPSPFKRKKEKQGTRAKQMSQQHQDDRKDLEAAHMYDDVVEFPVYATVNKPRNVKRDDSVHYADIQVFTRARERSAEEVKNLQIQNATEYATLNFPHPRLKYDSRNGTLV
- the C22H11orf52 gene encoding uncharacterized protein C11orf52 homolog isoform X1, whose translation is MGNSCSCAGRGRCPSPFKRKKEKQGTRAKQMSQQHQDDRKKDLEAAHMYDDVVEFPVYATVNKPRNVKRDDSVHYADIQVFTRARERSAEEVKNLQIQNATEYATLNFPHPRLKYDSRNGTLV